One region of Brachybacterium saurashtrense genomic DNA includes:
- a CDS encoding glutamine synthetase family protein, which yields MGHLHDDVIRTVSDRDVRFIRLWFCDIAGTLKSIAISPSDLETAFSEGIGIDGSTIEGLTRSYESDMILRPDPATFELLAWRGETNATGRMMCDVLTPDGEPAASDPRRVLRDALARAEEKGLEFYTHPEIEFYLFEEPYTVGEPLRPIDGAGYFDHVHRGQGQDFRRTAIQHLEAMNIQVEFSHHENGPGQNEIDLRYADALTTADNILTLRTVVKEVALSMGQVATFMPKPMIDQPGSGMHTHLSLFQGGKNAFHEPGAEFGLSKVGRQFIAGLLRHAPEYSAVTNQWVNSYKRLWGAQEAPSYICWGHNNRSALVRVPFHKPTKGTSSRVEFRGLDSSANPYLAFSVLLAAGMAGIEGEYELPEGAEDAVWDLTERERRAMGIEPLPTDMFRALEGFQDSELMAATLGEQVFEFFLRDKRQEWERYREQVTAYELHSTFSRV from the coding sequence ATGGGACATCTCCACGACGACGTCATCCGCACGGTCTCCGATCGCGACGTGCGCTTCATCCGGCTGTGGTTCTGCGACATCGCCGGCACCCTGAAGTCGATCGCGATCTCCCCCTCCGACCTCGAGACCGCCTTCAGCGAGGGCATCGGGATCGACGGCTCCACGATCGAGGGCCTCACCCGCAGCTACGAATCGGACATGATCCTGCGCCCCGACCCGGCCACCTTCGAGCTGCTGGCCTGGCGCGGCGAGACCAACGCGACCGGCCGCATGATGTGCGACGTGCTCACCCCGGACGGCGAACCGGCCGCCTCCGATCCGCGCCGCGTGCTGCGCGATGCGCTGGCCCGTGCGGAGGAGAAGGGGCTGGAGTTCTACACCCATCCCGAGATCGAGTTCTACCTCTTCGAGGAGCCGTACACGGTGGGCGAGCCGCTGCGCCCGATCGACGGCGCCGGCTACTTCGACCACGTGCACCGCGGGCAGGGCCAGGACTTCCGCCGCACCGCGATCCAGCACCTGGAGGCGATGAACATCCAGGTGGAGTTCTCCCACCACGAGAACGGGCCCGGCCAGAACGAGATCGACCTGCGCTACGCGGACGCGCTCACCACCGCCGACAACATCCTCACCCTGCGCACGGTGGTGAAGGAGGTGGCGCTGTCGATGGGGCAGGTGGCCACCTTCATGCCCAAGCCCATGATCGACCAGCCCGGCTCCGGCATGCACACCCACCTCTCCCTCTTCCAGGGCGGGAAGAACGCCTTCCACGAGCCGGGCGCGGAGTTCGGCCTGTCCAAGGTGGGGCGGCAGTTCATCGCCGGCCTGCTGCGCCACGCGCCCGAGTACAGCGCGGTCACGAACCAGTGGGTGAACTCCTACAAGCGGCTCTGGGGCGCGCAGGAGGCACCGAGCTACATCTGCTGGGGCCACAACAACCGCTCCGCCCTGGTGCGCGTCCCCTTCCACAAGCCCACCAAGGGCACCAGCTCGCGGGTGGAGTTCCGCGGCTTGGACTCCAGCGCGAACCCGTACCTGGCCTTCTCCGTGCTGCTGGCCGCCGGGATGGCCGGCATCGAGGGCGAGTACGAGCTGCCCGAAGGGGCGGAGGACGCCGTCTGGGACCTCACCGAGCGGGAGCGCCGCGCGATGGGCATCGAGCCGCTGCCCACGGACATGTTCCGCGCGCTCGAGGGATTCCAGGACTCGGAGCTGATGGCCGCCACCCTCGGCGAGCAGGTGTTCGAGTTCTTCCTGCGCGACAAGCGCCAGGAGTGGGAGCGCTACCGCGAACAGGTCACCGCCTACGAGCTCCACTCCACCTTCAGCCGGGTGTGA
- the panB gene encoding 3-methyl-2-oxobutanoate hydroxymethyltransferase, with translation MSTQSSNGPAKIRLRHLQQAKADGRPFSMLTAYDQFAARAFEAAGVETLLVGDSVGTTVLGHSSTTATTHQDMLTFTGAVARSVTRPLVVADLAFGTYEAGPADALRHGVELVRAGAEAVKLEGGAEVAPQVRALVQAGIPVLGHLGFTPQSVNSLSGHRVQGRDEEGARRLHADALALQEAGVSAIVLELVPAALAAEVTAAVAVPTIGIGAGPQCDGQVLVWQDMAGLSGFQGKFVKAFADLRGELQRAAAQYRAEVGERAYPGPEHSFE, from the coding sequence GTGAGCACTCAGTCCAGCAACGGCCCGGCGAAGATCCGCCTGCGGCACCTGCAGCAGGCGAAGGCCGACGGGCGCCCGTTCTCGATGCTCACCGCCTACGACCAGTTCGCCGCCCGCGCCTTCGAGGCCGCCGGGGTGGAGACCCTGCTGGTGGGCGACTCGGTGGGGACCACCGTGCTGGGCCACTCCTCCACCACCGCCACCACGCACCAGGACATGCTCACGTTCACCGGGGCGGTGGCGCGCAGCGTCACGCGCCCGCTGGTGGTCGCGGATCTCGCCTTCGGCACCTACGAGGCCGGTCCCGCCGACGCGCTGCGCCACGGCGTCGAACTCGTGCGCGCCGGCGCGGAGGCGGTCAAACTCGAGGGCGGTGCGGAGGTCGCGCCCCAGGTGCGCGCCCTGGTGCAGGCCGGGATCCCGGTGTTGGGCCATCTGGGGTTCACGCCGCAGTCGGTGAACTCGCTCTCCGGGCACCGGGTGCAGGGCCGGGACGAGGAGGGCGCGCGGCGCCTGCACGCCGATGCGCTCGCGCTGCAGGAGGCGGGGGTGAGCGCGATCGTGCTGGAGCTGGTGCCGGCCGCGCTCGCCGCCGAGGTCACCGCGGCGGTGGCCGTGCCCACCATCGGGATCGGCGCCGGGCCGCAGTGCGACGGTCAGGTGCTGGTGTGGCAGGACATGGCGGGCCTGTCCGGCTTCCAGGGGAAGTTCGTCAAGGCGTTCGCGGATCTGCGCGGGGAGCTGCAGCGCGCGGCCGCGCAGTACCGGGCCGAGGTGGGCGAGCGCGCCTACCCCGGGCCCGAGCACTCCTTCGAGTGA
- a CDS encoding SPOR domain-containing protein, producing the protein MTDGTQFYYNLSTGQVEEGPQSPASERMGPYATREEAARALSTAAERNKAWDEENQDWDDYGDGSAPTA; encoded by the coding sequence GTGACCGACGGCACGCAGTTCTACTACAACCTCAGCACCGGCCAGGTCGAGGAGGGGCCGCAGTCCCCGGCCTCCGAGCGGATGGGCCCGTACGCGACGCGCGAGGAGGCGGCGCGGGCCCTGTCCACCGCCGCCGAGCGCAACAAGGCGTGGGACGAGGAGAACCAGGACTGGGACGACTACGGCGACGGGTCCGCGCCGACCGCCTGA